Part of the Tepidibacillus fermentans genome, TTCGAACTACACAGAAGTTACACCTGCAGGTTGGACTCCTGGCAAACCTACATTGAAGCCAAACCCTGAATTGGTAGGTAAAATTTGGAAAGAGTGGAAACTTTCTTAGACATAATCAATATTTTAAAGGACGCTTCATTTGAGGCGTCTTTTTTATTGCATTTTTAGACGTTTTTTGGGCTTACCTGTTTCCTTTGTTCATCATAGTATAAAATACCTTACGATTATAAAAAGGTAATTTGTGTTCATCGACCATTGGAAGGGGGTAAGAAATTGGCAAAACCTCTAATCTTAAATATTCCGGTAGTTGGAATTACGGGGAGTGCAGGAAAAACGACAACCAAAGAAATGACAGCATCGGTCTTACAACAAAAATGGAAAATATTTAAAACAAAAGGGAATGCCAATACTTATAAAAATACATTGAAATATCTGAAAATGATTCACCCCTACCACCAAGCCGTTGTTTTAGAGTTTGGAATGTTACATTCAGGTGGAATAAGAAAGCATTGTCAGATCATTCAGCCGAATATCGGGATTATCACGAATGTAGGGTCTGCACATATTGGTAATTTTAATGGCAAAATTGAAGGGATTGCGAGGGCAAAATCAGAATTAATTCAACATATGAAGCAAACGGGGACATTGATTTTAAATGCAGATGACAAGAATTCGCAATTACTTCAAACAAAAAGGTTTCCTGGGAAAATCATTACGATTGGGATTAATCAGCAAGCAACTTACCAAGCTAAAAATGTAAAGTATGTCCGAAGTGGAATGGAATTTGAAGTATCTTTAAAGGGAAAAAAGCATCGTTTTTATATTCCAACCTTTGGTATTCATAACATTTATAATGCGTTATTCGCAATCGCAGTTGCAGATCATCTAGGGTTCGATGCTGAGTTGATCAAACGGGGACTAAGAGGATATACTAAACCTCGTAGAAGATTAAATGTGTTTACTCTTCCTCAAGGAATTCAAATCATTGATGATACGTATAGTGCTAATCCCCATGCGATGAAAGCTGCAATAAAGGTTGCCTCAGATATTGGAAATAAGAACAAAATAGCGGTACTAGGAACGATGTTAGAGATGGGGAATTATTCAGTCAAGGCGCATAAAGATGTAGGAAGATTTTTAGCGAAACATCATTTCAATTATCTTTATACTTTTGGTAAACAAGCGAAATATATTGCTGATGGTGCAATTGAAGCTGGTTTTCCACGAAGTCATATCATGACTTTTTTAGAAAAAGGAAAAATGCACGCAAATCTCATTACCAAAATAAAACCGAACACAACCATATTGATCAAAGGATCTCATGGAATGAAAATGAATGAAACAGTTCATTTTTTAATCAATTACTACAAGAAGCGGACATAGTGCAACAAAAATTTATCAATGAAAAATGGAGGGAATTCATATTCTCTCTATTTTTTCGTCAACTTATCAAATTTTACGAACTTTGTTTATTCTTATCTGGCTTTTCCTTTTAAATGGCTCGTCGTATTACTCCAAACCATTTTCATAGTATCTAAATCATTTTTCGTTAACCATCGATCTGGGTTTTGAAGGAATTTTTTTATCGGCAATACTCGGAATTTAGGGATTCCTTTTGTCGGTATTTTATGCACCCATGTAGGAATATAGTAAATATCTTCAATTGAAGTACTACCCGAAGAGTCCTTATGAATGACTAATTTCAAAATTATTCCACTATCGGCATGAATATTATTAAACATTCGATCAGAAATAAAATTTCCTAATGAATAGATGGCAAAAACTCGTTTTTCAATCCCATCGATCCTTTTTATTTTTTTGGTTATCATCGGTTGAATCACGTGGGGATGTGAGCCAAGAATAATATCTGCTCCATTTCTCCAGAGAAAGTCGACAATTTTTTTTTGTTTCTCATTGGGATAGCGGTAAAATTCCCTGCCAAAATGCAAAGACACGATTACTAGATCGACTTGGGAACGAATAGATGCAATATCGTTTTGCATTTTCTTAAGGTAAATCCGGTTTACAAGCCATGGGGTACTTTTAGGAACTGCGATATAGTTCGTCCCATAGGTATAGGCAAAGATTGCGATTTTAATCCCTTTTAAATTGAGAACGAGAGGGGTGTCGGCTTCTTTTTGATTGCGAAATGTGCCAGTGTGAAGAAGTTGATTTTGATCAAGTACATTTAATGTACGTTTCAGCCCATTCACACCTCGATCCATGCAGTGATTGTTGGCCGTAGTTAGAACGTGAAAGCCAACCTTCTTTAAAGTCAATGCTAATTCGTCCGGGCAGTTAAACATCGGATATGTTGTTTTCGGATTTCGCCTTTGATAAATCTTTTCTCTTCCAGAAAGGGTGGTTTCAAGGTTGCCGATTGTTAAATCTGCATTACGTAAAAAGGGAGCCACCTCTTGAAACATCGAACCAAAGGAATACTGATTCTTTCCTGGAATTTTGGCTGATGCAATCTGTTTTCGCCACATTAAGATATCCCCTACTGCGACAATCGTAATTTTCGTAGCCATAAAATCCCTCCTTATTTATTCAACATATGCAAGTAATAAAGGATGGGTTTGGGCATTAGCGGGTGAATCCATGCGGTATATACGCCATTTTCATGCAACATATCCACATTAAATTTATAATAGTCTTAGAGAGGACCTTCAATTACCAAAAGTTGGTTAGTACTAACGTAAAAAAAAGTATTATTTTAATAATTAACTGTGAAGAAGAGGAAAGAAATGAAGAAACAGATGATTGAATTACGCCCCTTTGAATGGAAAGATGCAAAAGAATTGTATGAAATGCTTCGGGAACAAGAAGTCCACCAATATCTAGATATGGTATTGAACACCTATCAAAACTATGAGGAATGGTTGCAAAAAATCGAATGGTTAGAAATACTTGGCGAAGCTTACCATCGCTGTGTTTGGAATGAAGAGGAAAAGTTAATCGGTGAAATCTACTTAATCAATATGGATCAAGAAAATAGAAGAGCGGAGATGGGAACTTGGATTGGAAGGAATTATTGGGGGAAAGGGTATAATCGTCTGATCAAAGAGAGGGTTTTGAGTGAAGCTTTTACACGTTTATATTTAGAAACGATTTTACTCTTCATGCAAAAAGAAAATCAGCGTTCAATTCGTTCATTACAAAGGTTACCTTACATCACAAAACCGTTAAATGAACAATACCAAGATTTGATCAAGTATAAGGAGTATAAGTTGGGCAAGACGATTGAATTATTGATTGTAAAGAAAGAAGACTTTTTCTCGTCTTCTTCCTTTGCTTAAATCCGCTCTTCTTTTATAATTTGTCCTTGATAGAGATAGAGAATAATATCCCCTAAGATTCTAGCTTCTTCCCGATCATGAGTGACTAATATAAATGGAATTTGCCATAATTGATGAAGTCGTTTTAGTTCTTGGCGGAATTCTACCCTAGTATCATAATCAAGAGCAGAAAAGGGTTCATCGAGTAAGAGGAGTTTGGGAGAGGTGATCAAAGCACGAGCTAGTGCAACTCTTTGCTTTTCCCCTCCAGATAGATTTGCGGGATAACGTTGTAATAAATGATTCACCTTTAGTTGTGATGTCAACCGTTCGTATTCGTTTTGATCTAGAGGCAAATGTTGATGCTTAACCCCGTATAGGATATTTTGCTCTACGGTCATATGGGGAAAAAGGGCATAATCCTGAAATACACAACCAATCTTCCGTTGTTGCACGGGAAGGTTAATTTTCTTTTCAGAATCAAAGAAGGTTGTCTGATTGAAGAGAATCTTTCCTTCGTCTGGCTTCGTTAATCCAGCAATGATACTGAGAATCGTAGTTTTTCCTGAGCCAGAAGGACCAAAGAGAACAAGGATTTCGTCTTCGAATGAATACTGGACATCTAATCGATATTGAGATAGATTTTTTACAATATGAAACTGAATCAAAACTGCTCGC contains:
- a CDS encoding GNAT family N-acetyltransferase, which codes for MKKQMIELRPFEWKDAKELYEMLREQEVHQYLDMVLNTYQNYEEWLQKIEWLEILGEAYHRCVWNEEEKLIGEIYLINMDQENRRAEMGTWIGRNYWGKGYNRLIKERVLSEAFTRLYLETILLFMQKENQRSIRSLQRLPYITKPLNEQYQDLIKYKEYKLGKTIELLIVKKEDFFSSSSFA
- a CDS encoding ATP-binding cassette domain-containing protein; the encoded protein is MIQFHIVKNLSQYRLDVQYSFEDEILVLFGPSGSGKTTILSIIAGLTKPDEGKILFNQTTFFDSEKKINLPVQQRKIGCVFQDYALFPHMTVEQNILYGVKHQHLPLDQNEYERLTSQLKVNHLLQRYPANLSGGEKQRVALARALITSPKLLLLDEPFSALDYDTRVEFRQELKRLHQLWQIPFILVTHDREEARILGDIILYLYQGQIIKEERI
- a CDS encoding CapA family protein, with product MATKITIVAVGDILMWRKQIASAKIPGKNQYSFGSMFQEVAPFLRNADLTIGNLETTLSGREKIYQRRNPKTTYPMFNCPDELALTLKKVGFHVLTTANNHCMDRGVNGLKRTLNVLDQNQLLHTGTFRNQKEADTPLVLNLKGIKIAIFAYTYGTNYIAVPKSTPWLVNRIYLKKMQNDIASIRSQVDLVIVSLHFGREFYRYPNEKQKKIVDFLWRNGADIILGSHPHVIQPMITKKIKRIDGIEKRVFAIYSLGNFISDRMFNNIHADSGIILKLVIHKDSSGSTSIEDIYYIPTWVHKIPTKGIPKFRVLPIKKFLQNPDRWLTKNDLDTMKMVWSNTTSHLKGKAR
- a CDS encoding UDP-N-acetylmuramoyl-tripeptide--D-alanyl-D-alanine ligase translates to MCVHRPLEGGKKLAKPLILNIPVVGITGSAGKTTTKEMTASVLQQKWKIFKTKGNANTYKNTLKYLKMIHPYHQAVVLEFGMLHSGGIRKHCQIIQPNIGIITNVGSAHIGNFNGKIEGIARAKSELIQHMKQTGTLILNADDKNSQLLQTKRFPGKIITIGINQQATYQAKNVKYVRSGMEFEVSLKGKKHRFYIPTFGIHNIYNALFAIAVADHLGFDAELIKRGLRGYTKPRRRLNVFTLPQGIQIIDDTYSANPHAMKAAIKVASDIGNKNKIAVLGTMLEMGNYSVKAHKDVGRFLAKHHFNYLYTFGKQAKYIADGAIEAGFPRSHIMTFLEKGKMHANLITKIKPNTTILIKGSHGMKMNETVHFLINYYKKRT